A window of Excalfactoria chinensis isolate bCotChi1 chromosome Z, bCotChi1.hap2, whole genome shotgun sequence contains these coding sequences:
- the HAUS1 gene encoding HAUS augmin-like complex subunit 1, translating into MAAGGSRPEVAAVMVSMEEKLHRVISWLKKVFESQALPPFKKSRQAIDLLYVLAEYSEERERDAAVLIEDMKERAAEYDAEAEYLQSILTETLDLSPSALSEEGSAHLKTLVDSAMILETKDTSLTSYFYAISERNWELLVAETKNKELEQKLLNVKNKLSATLKLENQLRMDLKKEEADLEVEEAKFNTKLQDLQFLKGKSEDIISRIKTAEEQLVAAGFHESLMHESLVNLSKELAEVQEETVQAKKKLEYYLDLPPSLPLAQVMVEEAKRELNALEEELSKRIEEMTNNFKEMERL; encoded by the exons ATGGCGGCGGGAGGCTCAAGGCCGGAGGTGGCGGCCGTGATGGTTTCAATGGAGGAGAAGCTGCATCGG GTTATTTCATGGCtaaagaaagtatttgaaagTCAGGCCTTGCCGCCGTTCAAAAAGAGCAGGCAGGCCATCGATCTGTTGTACGTGCTTGCTGAATACAGcgaagaaagggagagagatgCTGCAGTTCTGATAGAGGACATGAAGGAAAGAGCAGCGGAATATGACGCGGAAG ctgaATATCTGCAGAGCATTCTCACGGAAACCCTCGATCTTTCACCATCTGCGCTGTCCGAAGAAGGCAGTGCCCACCTTAAAACTCTGGTAGACAGTGCAATGATACTTGAAACCAAGGACACTTCTCTTACCAG CTACTTCTATGCCATCAGTGAGAGGAATTGGGAGCTTCTTgtagcagaaacaaaaaacaaagaattggAACAGAAGTTGCTCAACGTTAAGAACAAACTGAGTGCTACACTGAAGCTGGAAAATCAGTTACGGAT GGATCTGAAaaaagaagaggcagatcttGAGGTAGAAGAAGCCAAATTCAATACCAAACTTCAGGACCTGCAGTTCCTGAAAGGAAAATCTGAAGATATCATATCAAGGATTAAGACTGCCGAG GAGCAGCTTGTTGCCGCTGGGTTTCACGAATCACTGATGCATGAGTCATTGGTGAACCTGTCTAAG GAACTGGCTGAAGTGCAGGAAGAAACGGTGCAAGCGAAGAAGAAACTTGAGTACTATCTTGATCTACCtcct AGTCTTCCCCTTGCACAAGTGATGGTTGAAGAAGCAAAACGAGAACTG AATGCCCTGGAGGAAGAGTTGTCAAAGCGTATTGAAGAGATGACTAATAATTTCAAGGAAATGGAAAGACTCTAG
- the ATP5F1A gene encoding ATP synthase subunit alpha, mitochondrial, whose protein sequence is MLSARVAAVLARSLPRQAGLVSRNTLGAAFVASRNIHASKMGFQKTGTAEVSSILEERILGADTSAELEETGRVLSIGDGIARVYGLRNVQAEEMVEFSSGLKGMSLNLEPDNVGVVVFGNDRLIKEGDVVKRTGAIVDVPVGEELLGRVVDALGNPIDGKGPITAKTRRRVGLKAPGIIPRISVREPMQTGIKAVDSLVPIGRGQRELIIGDRQTGKTSIAIDTIINQKRFNDGTDEKKKLYCIYVAIGQKRSTVAQLVKRLTDADAMKYTIVVSATASDAAPLQYLAPYSGCSMGEYFRDNGKHALIIYDDLSKQAVAYRQMSLLLRRPPGREAYPGDVFYLHSRLLERAAKMNDSFGGGSLTALPVIETQAGDVSAYIPTNVISITDGQIFLETELFYKGIRPAINVGLSVSRVGSAAQTRAMKQVAGTMKLELAQYREVAAFAQFGSDLDAATQQLLNRGVRLTELLKQGQYVPMAIEEQVAVIYAGVRGHLDKLEPSKITKFESAFLAHVLSQHQALLSTIRTEGKISDQTEAKLKEIVTNFLSTFEA, encoded by the exons atgcTGTCCGCCCGCGTGGCCGCCGTCCTCGCCCGCTCCCTGCCGCGGCAGGCCGGCCTG GTTTCCAGAAATACCCTTGGTGCAGCGTTTGTTGCTTCCAGAAACATCCATGCCTCCAAAATGGGCTTTCAGAAAACTG GCACTGCTGAGGTATCCTCTATTCTTGAGGAACGTATTTTGGGAGCTGACACCTCTGCTGAACTTGAGGAGACTGGCCGTGTGCTCTCAATTGGTGATGGTATTGCCCGTGTGTATGGCCTAAGAAATGtccaagcagaagaaatggTTGAGTTTTCTTCTGGGCTGAAG GGAATGTCCTTGAACTTGGAGCCCGACAACGTTGGTGTTGTCGTGTTTGGTAATGACAGACTGATCAAGGAAGGGGATGTTGTGAAGAGGACTGGTGCCATTGTGGATGTTCCAGTtggggaagagctgctgggCCGTGTTGTAGATGCCTTGGGCAATCCAATTGATGGGAAG GGTCCTATTACAGCGAAGACACGTAGAAGAGTTGGCTTAAAGGCCCCTGGCATCATTCCCAGAATTTCTGTGCGGGAGCCTATGCAGACTGGTATTAAGGCTGTGGACAGCTTGGTGCCCATTGGTCGTGGCCAGCGTGAGCTGATCATTGGTGACAGGCAGACAGG GAAAACTTCAATTGCCATTGACACAATAATCAACCAGAAACGATTTAATGATGgaacagatgagaaaaagaagctgTACTGTATCTATGTTGCCATCGGCCAGAAGAGATCAACTGTTGCTCAGCTGGTGAAGAGGCTCACTGATGCAG ATGCCATGAAGTACACAATTGTGGTGTCTGCAACTGCATCTGATGCTGCGCCCCTTCAGTATCTGGCTCCTTACTCCGGCTGCTCCATGGGGGAATACTTCAGAGACAATGGAAAACATGCGTTGATCATCTATGATGACTTGTCCAAACAG GCTGTTGCCTATCGTCAGATGTCTCTGCTGCTGCGTCGTCCACCTGGCCGTGAAGCCTACCCAGGTGATGTGTTCTACCTGCACTCTCGCCTGCTGGAGAGAGCAGCCAAAATGAACGATTCCTTTGGAGGGGGCTCTCTGACTGCTCTGCCTGTCATTGAGACTCAGGCTGGTGATGTGTCCGCTTACATTCCAACCAATGTCATCTCCATCACTGATGGACAG ATCTTCTTGGAAACTGAGCTGTTCTACAAAGGTATCCGTCCAGCCATCAACGTTGGTCTGTCTGTATCCCGTGTAGGTTCTGCTGCTCAGACCAGGGCAATGAAACAG GTGGCAGGTACCATGAAGCTGGAGCTGGCTCAGTACCGTGAAGTGGCTGCCTTTGCTCAGTTTGGATCTGATTTGGATGCTGCCACACAACAGCTGCTGAATCGTGGTGTGCGTCTGACAGAGCTCCTGAAACAAGGACAGTATG TTCCCATGGCTATTGAGGAACAGGTTGCGGTCATCTATGCTGGTGTAAGAGGTCACCTGGACAAGCTGGAGCCCAGCAAAATCACTAAATTTGAGAGTGCTTTCCTGGCTCATGTACTGAGCCAGCACCAGGCCCTCCTCTCCACCATCAG GACTGAAGGGAAGATCTCCGACCAGACAGAAGCTAAACTGAAGGAAATAGTCACAAATTTCCTGTCTACTTTCGAGGCATAA